In Bythopirellula goksoeyrii, a single window of DNA contains:
- a CDS encoding 3-keto-disaccharide hydrolase, which yields MKFSFVPAYLIGSLLVLECNAIAANQSETNSPPPGFTSLLNGKDLSGWKGLVGDPKSRSEMSEEDLSAAQSNADVRMREHWKVVDGILEFDGKGDSLCTVKDYENFELYVDFKILPKGDSGIYLRGSPQVQIWDPESNNIGSGGLYNNKNHPSEPLVMADNPVGEWNTFRIKMVGNLVTVWLNGKLVVDATPLENYWEPDKPIYPTGQIELQNHGNNLYFRNVYIKELP from the coding sequence ATGAAGTTTAGTTTTGTGCCCGCCTATCTAATCGGAAGCCTTCTTGTTTTGGAATGTAATGCGATTGCTGCCAACCAAAGTGAGACGAATAGTCCTCCTCCGGGCTTTACCTCTCTTCTAAATGGGAAGGATCTGTCCGGGTGGAAAGGTTTGGTAGGGGATCCTAAATCGCGATCCGAAATGAGTGAAGAAGATCTCTCTGCCGCACAATCCAATGCAGACGTCCGTATGCGGGAGCATTGGAAAGTAGTGGACGGGATTCTTGAGTTTGATGGCAAAGGAGACAGCTTATGTACTGTAAAGGATTACGAGAACTTCGAACTCTATGTCGATTTTAAGATTCTCCCCAAGGGGGACAGTGGTATATATCTCCGTGGTTCGCCACAAGTTCAGATTTGGGATCCTGAGTCGAATAACATCGGTTCCGGAGGCCTTTATAACAACAAGAACCATCCGAGTGAACCGTTGGTGATGGCTGACAATCCGGTAGGAGAATGGAATACCTTCCGCATTAAAATGGTTGGAAACCTGGTCACGGTTTGGCTCAATGGCAAGCTGGTCGTAGATGCAACTCCGTTGGAAAACTATTGGGAACCGGACAAACCCATTTATCCTACCGGACAAATTGAATTGCAGAACCACGGCAATAATCTTTACTTCCGCAATGTCTACATCAAAGAACTGCCCTAA
- a CDS encoding phytanoyl-CoA dioxygenase family protein, whose product MADWDTEAQEYATNGVIRLREFFDINHINELRSQLNRYVDEVLANQAQPHCTYEADGKTIRNLWRLDLYDGYFRQLANDDRLLSLVGHLVKGEPELVAVETFNKPARVGSGVPYHQDNAYFCQSPPDVLTVWIAIDPVTVENGAVYYIQGSQHQGMLPTKPSGTAGNSIGLSEEPEIPKSTQFCCTLEPGDMAIHHCQTIHHSDPNTSDKSRLGLLMVFKGSHTKKDHRLSKVYASAQTN is encoded by the coding sequence ATGGCGGATTGGGATACAGAAGCACAAGAGTATGCGACAAACGGGGTTATCCGCCTCCGAGAGTTTTTTGATATCAACCACATCAACGAGTTGCGATCCCAGCTAAACCGCTACGTTGACGAAGTACTAGCCAACCAAGCTCAGCCGCATTGCACCTACGAAGCCGACGGGAAGACTATTAGAAACCTATGGCGATTAGACTTGTATGATGGTTATTTCCGCCAACTAGCAAATGACGATCGTCTACTCAGTCTCGTAGGCCATCTTGTCAAAGGCGAGCCTGAACTAGTTGCAGTAGAGACTTTTAATAAGCCAGCGCGAGTTGGGTCGGGGGTTCCCTATCATCAAGACAATGCTTATTTTTGCCAATCGCCTCCTGACGTCTTGACCGTATGGATTGCCATCGATCCTGTGACTGTGGAAAACGGGGCCGTGTACTACATACAGGGGTCTCAACACCAAGGGATGTTGCCGACTAAACCATCTGGAACAGCAGGAAATTCGATTGGATTGTCAGAAGAGCCCGAAATTCCAAAATCCACCCAGTTTTGTTGCACACTAGAGCCTGGCGACATGGCAATCCATCATTGCCAAACGATTCACCACTCTGATCCCAATACGAGTGACAAGTCTCGACTTGGGCTGCTAATGGTTTTCAAGGGATCTCATACGAAGAAGGATCATAGGTTATCAAAAGTCTACGCATCGGCTCAAACCAACTAG
- a CDS encoding NAD(P)/FAD-dependent oxidoreductase, whose protein sequence is MSSATTVIVGGGVIGLSTAYQLARRDAGRIILIEKGQLGSGASSRAAGIGTHLLWSETGVRARQLGFQLFREFSTEWDDYTFHDEHGCLNLVSPSEWEATAELFEMYDQLGIPYQILDAKEIHYRWPTLCPPENYSGLYDLYGGYSEPDEYIAALLKRIRQLGVQVFEDEPVVDFLQDRNRLSGVMTSARTIEADNIISTVHIWSLPLLSKLELRFPMKAFVHQRYVSKPLPIPWLAPPVNANSYLGYLRPAFGNRILMGVETPDREEHLPTADFEMNELSTRLDIRDQAKSHLSQLAPVLKDVSWESESVGLLSFSCDGEPILGPVRQMPGLFVATSFHSGGFSYNAVAGQLMAELVTEGVTSIDISAFTPDRFDPDKAIDYLATKVPQFNAVRRRH, encoded by the coding sequence ATGAGTTCGGCTACTACCGTAATTGTCGGAGGTGGCGTCATAGGCCTCAGCACCGCCTATCAACTTGCGAGGCGCGACGCAGGGCGCATTATTTTGATCGAAAAGGGACAACTCGGAAGTGGTGCGAGCAGTCGTGCAGCCGGCATTGGCACCCATCTACTTTGGAGTGAGACGGGAGTCCGTGCTCGACAATTAGGTTTTCAGTTGTTTCGCGAGTTTTCTACCGAATGGGACGACTACACTTTTCACGACGAACATGGTTGTCTCAACCTTGTCAGCCCCAGTGAATGGGAGGCTACAGCGGAATTATTTGAGATGTACGATCAGTTAGGCATTCCTTATCAGATTCTCGACGCGAAGGAAATTCACTATCGCTGGCCTACTCTTTGTCCTCCTGAAAACTACAGCGGACTGTATGATCTATATGGTGGATATAGTGAACCGGATGAGTATATCGCAGCACTTCTCAAACGGATTCGACAACTCGGCGTCCAAGTCTTTGAAGACGAGCCTGTGGTCGACTTCTTGCAAGATAGGAATCGCCTTTCGGGAGTAATGACTTCTGCTCGTACTATCGAAGCCGACAATATCATAAGTACCGTCCACATTTGGAGTCTACCTCTGTTAAGCAAACTCGAATTACGATTTCCCATGAAGGCCTTTGTCCATCAGCGCTATGTCTCGAAACCGTTACCGATACCCTGGTTAGCACCCCCTGTGAATGCAAATTCCTATCTAGGCTATCTTCGACCCGCTTTTGGCAATCGTATCTTAATGGGGGTCGAGACACCCGACCGCGAAGAGCACCTTCCCACGGCTGACTTCGAGATGAACGAATTGTCAACTAGACTCGACATTCGCGACCAGGCAAAAAGTCATTTATCGCAGCTAGCTCCAGTTCTGAAGGACGTATCGTGGGAAAGCGAGTCCGTGGGTCTTCTTTCATTCAGTTGCGATGGAGAACCAATACTTGGCCCAGTGCGACAGATGCCTGGACTATTCGTCGCAACGTCGTTCCATTCCGGTGGATTTAGCTACAATGCAGTTGCCGGTCAGCTCATGGCTGAGTTAGTCACAGAAGGAGTAACTTCGATCGACATTAGCGCGTTCACTCCGGATCGATTCGATCCTGATAAGGCAATCGACTATTTGGCCACCAAGGTTCCCCAATTCAATGCAGTTCGGAGGCGCCACTGA
- a CDS encoding aminotransferase class III-fold pyridoxal phosphate-dependent enzyme, whose product MSKDRLQIPAQELYQRAKRMIPGGSQLLSKRPEMYAPGSWPPYFARASGCRITDLEGCEYLDMTTTGIGSCLLGYANPFVNAAVIERIQQGSMCSLNGVEEVQLAEQLIAMHPWADQVRFSRTGGEAMAIAVRIARAATQRDVIAFCGYHGWSDWYLAANLPNPNPANSTLADSLADHLLPGLSPSGVPRGLGGTAYPFRYNNLKELKRIAESHGRSLAAVVMEPFRSQDPQPGFLEGVREICDHVGAALVFDEITCGWRFHLGGIHLKYGVEPDIVVFAKALGNGHPIAAVLGKQQVMESSQSTFISSTFWTEAVGPTAALATIQQMKKVDVPAHIKQIGELFSRGVRNLGAEHDVPVVVSGPAALTHLSFDHRESAALTTLLTKRMIQRGFLVSSSFYPSLAHESHHVEQFLSAADNVFYELAETIRLGDVSNRLDGHVKHNGFSRLT is encoded by the coding sequence ATGAGTAAAGATAGATTGCAGATTCCTGCCCAAGAGCTGTATCAGCGAGCCAAGCGAATGATTCCGGGGGGTTCGCAACTTCTGAGCAAGCGACCCGAAATGTACGCTCCAGGTAGTTGGCCTCCATATTTCGCGAGGGCGAGTGGCTGCCGGATCACAGACCTGGAAGGTTGTGAGTACTTGGACATGACCACGACAGGGATTGGTTCCTGTTTGCTAGGGTATGCAAATCCATTTGTGAATGCTGCCGTCATAGAACGCATCCAACAAGGCTCAATGTGTTCGCTCAACGGCGTTGAAGAAGTTCAACTAGCGGAGCAATTAATTGCGATGCATCCATGGGCCGATCAAGTTCGTTTTAGTCGCACCGGTGGAGAAGCAATGGCCATCGCTGTACGCATTGCTCGTGCCGCAACCCAACGCGATGTCATCGCTTTTTGTGGCTATCATGGCTGGAGCGATTGGTACTTGGCTGCCAACCTACCCAATCCAAATCCTGCAAACTCGACGCTAGCCGACTCATTGGCCGATCATTTATTGCCTGGACTATCTCCAAGCGGTGTTCCGCGGGGTCTGGGAGGTACTGCCTATCCATTTCGCTACAACAACCTCAAGGAATTGAAGCGTATTGCAGAATCTCACGGCAGATCTTTGGCGGCCGTGGTTATGGAACCCTTCCGATCACAAGATCCGCAACCTGGGTTTCTAGAGGGCGTGCGTGAGATTTGCGATCATGTCGGAGCGGCCCTTGTTTTTGACGAGATTACATGCGGTTGGAGGTTTCATCTTGGTGGCATCCATCTCAAGTATGGAGTAGAACCCGACATTGTAGTTTTTGCGAAAGCACTTGGGAACGGACATCCAATAGCGGCTGTCCTGGGTAAACAACAAGTGATGGAGTCCTCTCAATCCACTTTTATTTCAAGTACCTTTTGGACAGAAGCTGTTGGGCCAACTGCTGCATTAGCTACGATTCAGCAGATGAAAAAAGTCGATGTCCCTGCCCACATTAAGCAAATTGGGGAACTATTCTCCCGAGGTGTCAGAAATCTTGGAGCAGAGCATGATGTCCCAGTTGTTGTGTCTGGCCCGGCAGCCCTAACCCACCTTAGTTTCGATCATCGCGAATCTGCCGCACTGACGACGTTGTTGACCAAGAGGATGATTCAACGCGGATTTCTGGTTAGTAGCAGTTTTTACCCAAGTTTGGCGCACGAAAGTCACCATGTCGAGCAGTTTCTAAGTGCAGCGGATAACGTGTTTTATGAATTGGCGGAAACGATACGACTAGGCGATGTTTCAAATCGTTTAGATGGTCACGTTAAGCACAACGGGTTTTCTCGATTGACGTAG
- a CDS encoding DUF1559 domain-containing protein, translated as MRIPTKYRFSRPLHGFTLVELLVVIAIIGVLVGLLLPAVQAAREASRRAHCSNNLKQIALGLHLHLEANGHFPKTVYGGYGTTPPGGGYKATSMNWSFLAFILPYVEQAPLYDAARIGDGVGGYLEGPSNLEFEIPDLVPGTIKNSGDENTGTAISLYLCPSDEGSSVGVYRDTTIYMKGKGQSNGTMAGITNYHGCAGSMSPWQAPYNNPGTEGPSPGLTEDHPWHNHPFRNGDGIIFPNTYLKPRRAATIIDGMSNTMLLGEDVYGRNFHGHNWVHSVCSWRLANCPVNLRDETGQFATHFIDLGFYSRHPGGANFAMADGASRFLSEDTALGIVRALGTLAGGEVVPNP; from the coding sequence ATGAGAATCCCAACAAAGTATCGCTTCTCTAGACCCCTACATGGTTTCACCCTCGTAGAACTTCTGGTCGTAATTGCCATTATCGGAGTCTTGGTTGGCTTGCTACTGCCGGCGGTCCAGGCTGCGCGCGAAGCGAGTCGACGCGCGCATTGTTCGAATAATCTTAAACAGATCGCCTTGGGACTACATTTACATCTTGAAGCGAATGGCCATTTTCCAAAGACAGTTTATGGAGGTTATGGAACTACGCCTCCAGGGGGAGGTTACAAAGCAACTTCGATGAATTGGAGTTTCTTGGCTTTCATTTTGCCTTATGTTGAACAGGCGCCTCTCTACGATGCCGCACGAATTGGCGACGGTGTCGGCGGTTATCTCGAGGGCCCCAGTAATCTGGAATTCGAAATCCCTGATTTAGTTCCCGGCACGATAAAAAACTCTGGCGACGAAAACACCGGAACTGCAATTAGTCTGTATCTTTGCCCTAGTGACGAAGGAAGTTCGGTTGGAGTCTACCGAGACACGACGATCTACATGAAAGGAAAGGGGCAGTCGAACGGAACAATGGCAGGGATCACCAACTATCATGGATGCGCAGGGTCGATGAGCCCGTGGCAAGCGCCCTACAACAATCCCGGCACAGAAGGACCCTCCCCAGGCTTAACGGAAGACCACCCCTGGCACAATCATCCGTTTCGAAATGGAGATGGTATCATATTTCCAAATACTTATCTCAAGCCACGTAGGGCAGCAACTATCATCGATGGAATGAGCAATACAATGCTGCTGGGAGAGGACGTATATGGTCGAAATTTTCATGGACACAATTGGGTCCATTCTGTTTGTTCGTGGCGACTTGCCAATTGTCCTGTCAATTTACGCGACGAAACGGGCCAATTTGCAACTCATTTCATCGATTTAGGTTTCTATAGCCGGCATCCCGGAGGTGCAAATTTTGCCATGGCTGATGGAGCTTCTCGGTTTCTTTCTGAGGACACCGCCCTGGGAATAGTACGAGCTTTGGGCACACTCGCCGGCGGTGAGGTCGTCCCTAACCCTTGA